One region of Leishmania braziliensis MHOM/BR/75/M2904 complete genome, chromosome 17 genomic DNA includes:
- a CDS encoding cytidine deaminase-like protein — protein MSAIKWSSPVVLNQLISLTRLPGEMQRAAVAAVTAHKNSYSPYSNFSVGAALLHDDGSVTAGCNYENCTLQSFCAERCAIVRANVEGRRYANAVAVYGRSYGAATVAHPPPADTLCTPCGLCRQLLAEVADLSQNFGEFLVVLVAYDAKQAKVVRLADLLPAKFGPADMGMTVMQMGSYPSA, from the coding sequence ATGTCCGCCATTAAGTGGTCTTCACCGGTGGTGCTGAATCAGCTCATCTCTCTTACAAGACTGCCGGGAGAGATGCAgcgggcagcggtggcggctgtcACGGCGCACAAGAACTCCTACTCCCCGTACTCGAACTTTTCCGTTGGCGCTGCCCTTCTccacgacgacggcagcgtcacGGCCGGGTGTAACTACGAGAACTGCACGCTGCAATCCTTCTGTGCAGAGCGCTGCGCCATTGTGCGAGCCAATGTGGAGGGTCGCCGGTATGCTAACGCTGTGGCTGTTTACGGTCGTAGCtacggcgctgccaccgtggCGCACCCGCCTCCAGCCGACACTCTTTGCACGCCGTGCGGGCTGTGCCGACAGCTGCTGGCCGAGGTGGCTGACCTCTCTCAGAACTTTGGGGAGTTCTTGGTGGTTCTTGTCGCGTACGATGCGAAGCAGGCGAAGGTGGTGCGTCTAGCAGATCTCCTACCGGCGAAGTTTGGCCCCGCAGACATGGGCATGACCGTAATGCAGATGGGCAGCTACCCCTCCGCCTAG
- a CDS encoding putative Qa-SNARE protein, translating into MPGWCMALPLPPPLHCLLSLFLFVCLSFSSRTLRPPPPSPAPAMTPHDRLHARHEGTEVHCITVGATVITCTRIHRPFQVHHRYATMDAALHHEELLDLEQQVEALLLDMDVPHQQTAAGVGSSSGGGGGRGDVSSSSARAAAFAKAQDILRRLSRLLQHLRVEIRLLDDEERDVYEAHASEHARRIASLRSWAQQRKENAVKRTAAAVSLAQGQHSTGSSGIHFRAVEGGAGILWSPHEGGNDDPDRGDDSATSNRTEAHQTAARISEVQHRILQSLGHSEKLLNETETLGNEAATTLLVQTEQIKRTNAELDEMRSELELVSVELKSFMRRMARDRLIIFFVITIVVCIIVIVVLAVLKHKWR; encoded by the coding sequence ATGCCCGGGTGGTGTATggcccttcccctcccccctccccttcactgtctcctctccctctttctcttcgtctGTCTCTCGTTTTCGTCTCGCACGTTacgccccccgcccccttcacCCGCTCCCGCGATGACGCCACACGACCGACTGCATGCGCGACATGAAGGCACAGAGGTGCACTGTATCACTGTCGGGGCCACCGTCATTACCTGTACTCGCATACACAGACCTTTCCAGGTGCACCACCGCTACGCCACGATGGACGCAGCTCTGCATCATGAAGAGCTGCTCGACCTCGAGCAACAGGTGGAGGCACTCCTCCTTGACATGGACGTACCGCATCAGCAGACCGCCGCCGGcgttggcagcagcagtggtggaggtggaggacgaGGTGACGTTAGCTCTTCCTCTGCGCGTGCGGCGGCATTCGCTAAAGCGCAGGACATTCTACGGCGCCTGAGTCGACTCTTGCAACATCTTCGAGTGGAGATACGCCTGTTGGATGATGAGGAGCGCGACGTGTATGAAGCACACGCCAGCGAGCACGCAAGGAGGATtgcgtcgctgcgcagctgggcgcaacagagaaaagagaacgcCGTCAAGCGCACTGCCGCAGCCGTGTCGTTAGCTCAAGGCCAGCACAGTACTGGTTCCTCGGGTATACACTTTAGGGCTGTGGAGGGCGGCGCCGGTATACTGTGGTCACCGCATGAGGGCGGCAACGATGACCCCGACAGAGGGGACGACTCGGCGACGTCGAACCGTACCGAGGCTCACCAGACGGCAGCGCGCATCAGCGAGGTGCAGCACCGAATCCTGCAGTCTCTTGGGCACTcggagaagctgctgaaCGAAACCGAAACGCTTGGCAACGAGGCCGCCACGACGCTACTGGTGCAGACGGAGCAGATCAAGCGGACCAATGCTGAGCTGGACGAGATGCGCTCCGAACTCGAGCTTGTGAGCGTGGAGTTGAAGAGTTTTATGCGCCGCATGGCTCGTGACCGGCTGATCATCTTCTTTGTAATCACCATTGTGGTGTGCATCATCGTTATTGTCGTATTGGCGGTACTCAAGCACAAGTGGAGGTAA
- a CDS encoding putative protein kinase: protein MRQEKTMQDFSIPLKRSASSKGRMCHEHCRSGSIGSDTSVLSSEEADPSGVMQDLDAAAAAVAVASTSDSNSLANCIYLDMNDKKLLASKLGGISETFDNSEEDLDGDTGTSASRTGGLSFERTITDLPSTISASTCAPREKAVPLEVRRFQCTKSILAFKEATKNDATPVPPKLVDFIVSLTTSKNGLCTEKEMCDWMVAQMCDRLETGQMWVISKTSNLLFSLLWRGSHVFIESVHSNGKSLFQVSHLADVIKRTPQENITGERLPCSLQSIKQSVAGQRSACSRPKPNNIANSNGALKPATVCFLEQLKQKAMLNSVANLGPPPDNEPIPLHINPTFDIPERETGFFISNTAYMESLCEYRFRHPTLDLAHGEILCDADHCYGDGSADSASGVPTHRTHPAVWEELLNDTLELIKAIATTDPQISICPTGMALATTRLRNAVLLYQVACRSLVRLVHSIFTSLRKVVSPQQTGLAVPSTTERTRAEQHPHSISGGDKVNGGCPAAVNFTFSSETARGFVSMHYNAIYQFNRTVRMFKAYCEATQHVSAEVAKKAADALRLVPEDDFAAFREALNQLQRSECGKVIDQLHLVAQSSSQETNDGSVRAPSVHCTSTGRAVADRNSMSNVAVGRVSSASRTPLLDSSALSTSPLNEEVCESLLTLYEFNVAYTEDRKPMWIRQVDAVCALFDDKESAILRQIFKDGVDELWGQLHQFTNNSMAAAERALMTSSESPMLTARRKSSSVPCLLSSDGGGLQSEGRHVSYGDMTTRSSTYILRSLPHDVQSSQMGRLGSSVGKRDIISLNSGSESNTAGLTGTEKSTERSIEELLEEDDVVVICNEECSCNDTLKLIDRFQVLMDVPLGQGSYGKVFRAWDEVTGCYLAAKELSLDLSKDHNVAVREVLQEYTVLTELSHPNIVRVVAFMVMKESARIYMEWIPSGSLQDVLRHHPRGALRENVVRRYARDVVTGLTYLHSRGIIHRDVKPANMLLSSDGTVKLTDFGTSLVLNGNNRTLESNAITGTAAYMAPECVQGTYSSASDIWSFGCSLVQLLTGNAPWYNAEAGSSPEPIALLFKIGCLNDTTHLERPHDVLMEAPAATPTPSEVSASPSAATGSNISSTTATAAQPLDTSEELINMLNSIFIADRKKRPSARDLLHHPFFKLP, encoded by the coding sequence ATGAGACAAGAGAAGACCATGCAAGACTTCTCCATACCCTTGAAGCGGAGCGCGAGCAGCAAGGGCCGCATGTGCCATGagcactgccgcagcggcagtatTGGCTCGGACACGTCCGTTTTGTCTTCCGAAGAGGCAGATCCGAGTGGAGTGATGCAGGACCtagacgctgctgctgctgctgttgcagtgGCTAGCACATCCGACAGCAACAGCCTCGCCAACTGCATCTACCTAGACATGAATGACAAGAAACTGCTCGCAAGCAAGCTTGGTGGCATATCCGAGACGTTCGACAACTCGGAGGAGGACCTCGACGGCGATACTGGCACGAGCGCCTCGCGAACCGGAGGCCTTTCTTTTGAGCGCACAATCACTGACTTGCCATCGACTATTTCTGCCAGCACCTGTGCGCCGCGCGAGAAGGCTGTTCCGCTCGAGGTGCGCCGCTTCCAGTGCACTAAGAGCATCCTCGCCTTCAAGGAGGCGACGAAGAACGACGCGACACCGGTGCCCCCCAAGCTGGTCGACTTCATTGtctccctcaccacctccaaGAACGGTCTGTGCACTGAGAAAGAAATGTGTGACTGGATGGTGGCGCAGATGTGTGACCGTCTCGAGACGGGGCAGATGTGGGTGATCTCCAAGACATCAAACCTGCTCTTTTCGCTGCTCTGGCGCGGCTCGCACGTCTTCATCGAAAGCGTCCACTCCAATGGCAAGTCGCTGTTTCAGGTGTCGCACCTCGCTGACGTGATTAAGCGCACCCCGCAGGAGAACATTACTGGGGAGCGTCTGCCATGCTCGTTGCAGTCTATCAAGCAGTCTGTGGCAGGGCAGAGGTCGGCGTGCAGCCGGCCGAAGCCGAATAACATCGCCAACAGCAACGGGGCTCTGAAGCCAGCAACAGTCTGCTTCTTGGAGCAGTTGAAGCAGAAGGCAATGCTCAATAGCGTGGCGAACTTGGGGCCCCCGCCGGACAATGAGCCCATCCCGCTGCACATCAACCCCACCTTCGACATACCGGAAAGGGAGACGGGCTTCTTCATATCAAACACCGCCTATATGGAGTCGCTCTGCGAGTACCGCTTCCGCCACCCGACGCTGGACCTGGCTCACGGCGAGATCTTGTGCGATGCGGACCACTGCTATGGCGACGGCTCCGCTGACTCGGCCTCTGGTGTCCCGACGCATCGCACCCATCCGGCGGTGTGGGAAGAGTTGCTCAACGACACGCTGGAGCTCATCAAGGCGATCGCCACAACCGATCCGCAAATCTCAATTTGTCCGACTGGCATGGCCCTGGCAACGACGCGGCTGCGCAATGCAGTCCTGCTTTATCAGGTGGCGTGCCGCTCCTTGGTGAGGTTGGTGCACTCCATCTTCACGTCCCTTCGCAAGGTGGTGAGCCCGCAGCAGACGGGGTTGGCGGTGCCGTCAACGACGGAGCGCACTCGCGCTGAGCAGCACCCACATTCCATATCAGGCGGGGACAAAGTCAATGGCGGCTGCCCTGCAGCAGTGAATTTCACGTTCTCCTCGGAAACCGCGCGTGGTTTCGTGAGCATGCACTACAACGCCATCTACCAGTTCAATCGCACGGTCCGCATGTTCAAGGCGTACTGTGAGGCGACCCAGCATGTATCTGCGGAGGtcgcgaagaaggcggcagACGCACTGAGGCTGGTACCAGAGGACGACTTTGCCGCCTTCCGTGAAGCGCTGAACCAGCTCCAGAGGAGCGAGTGTGGCAAGGTGATAGACCAACTACACCTTGTTGCGCAGTCATCATCTCAGGAGACTAATGACGGCAGCGTGCGTGCACCTTCCGTCCACTGCACAAGTACAGGGCGGGCAGTGGCGGACAGAAACTCAATGTCTAACGTCGCGGTAGGTAGGGTATCTTCGGCTTCGAGGACCCCCCTATTGGATAGCAGCGCGCtttccacctctcccctgAACGAGGAGGTGTGCGAGTCCCTATTGACGCTGTACGAGTTCAACGTGGCCTACACGGAGGACAGGAAGCCCATGTGGATTCGGCAGGTGGATGCGGTGTGCGCACTCTTTGATGACAAGGAGTCCGCCATTCTTCGCCAGATCTTCAAAGATGGGGTGGATGAGCTCTGGGGCCAGTTGCACCAGTTCACTAACAACAGCATGGCAGCGGCCGAGAGAGCGCTCATGACGTCCAGCGAGTCACCGATGctgacggcgaggcggaaaAGCAGCAGTGTTCCCTGCCTGCTCTCCTCAGACGGTGGTGGGCTTCAGTCGGAGGGCCGCCACGTTAGCTACGGTGATATGACGACCCGAAGCTCTACGTATATTCTTCGCTCGCTGCCACACGACGTGCAGAGCTCGCAGATGGGCAGGTTGGGCTCTAGTGTCGGCAAGAGGGACATCATTTCTCTCAACAGCGGTAGCGAGAGCAACACCGCTGGCCTGACCGGCACTGAGAAGTCGACAGAGCGGTCGATCGAGGAGCTCTTGGAAGAGGATGATGTGGTGGTGATTTGTAACGAGGAGTGCTCGTGCAACGACACGCTAAAACTGATTGACCGTTTTCAGGTCTTGATGGATGTTCCACTCGGCCAGGGCAGCTACGGAAAAGTGTTCCGCGCGTGGGACGAGGTGACCGGATGCTACTTGGCTGCGAAGGAACTGTCGCTAGACTTGTCCAAGGACCACAACGTCGCGgtgcgcgaggtgctgcaggagtaCACAGTGTTGACGGAGCTGTCGCACCCGAACATTGTGCGTGTGGTTGCCTTCATGGTGATGAAGGAGTCGGCACGCATCTACATGGAGTGGATACCGTCGGGCTCGCTACAAGACGTGCTGCGCCATCACCCGCGCGGCGCACTGCGCGAGAACGTTGTGCGTCGCTACGCGCGCGATGTGGTCACTGGTCTCACCTACCTGCACTCGCGCGGTATCATCCACCGCGACGTGAAACCGGCGAACATGCTACTGAGCTCTGACGGTACGGTGAAGCTGACCGACTTCGGCACCAGCCTCGTTCTCAACGGCAACAACCGCACACTTGAATCGAATGCGATCACCGGGACGGCGGCGTACATGGCTCCCGAGTGCGTGCAGGGGACCTACTCTTCCGCGTCTGACATCTGGTCATTTGGCTGTTcgctggtgcagctcctcACAGGCAACGCGCCGTGGTACAACGCCGAGGCCGGCTCCTCCCCGGAGCCCATCGCGCTGCTCTTCAAAATTGGCTGCCTGAACGATACGACGCACCTCGAGCGACCGCACGATGTGCTGATGGAGGCCCCAGCAGCTACACCTACACCGAGTGAGGTTTCTGCCAGTCCTAGTGCTGCGACGGGCTCCAACATCTCCAGCACGactgcgactgctgcgcaaCCGCTGGACACCAGCGAGGAGCTCATCAACATGCTCAACTCTATCTTCATCGCCGACCGCAAAAAGCGCCCGTCTGCGAGGGACCTTTTGCATCACCCCTTTTTCAAGCTCCCGTAA